Proteins encoded in a region of the Takifugu flavidus isolate HTHZ2018 chromosome 8, ASM371156v2, whole genome shotgun sequence genome:
- the LOC130530149 gene encoding PDZ domain-containing protein 4-like isoform X4, which translates to MVSVPNCVDSGTQTDITFQNIVAVGKSRGRHHHHPLNHQGRDPSPPPPSPPPPHLMAPNGLDEFCVFEYNGDYLDISNQEVDRQDDLEYEEVELYKSSQQEKLGLTVCYRTDDEDDLGIYVGEVNPNSIAAKNGRIREGDRILQINGVDIQNREEAVAILTTEDSVNFSLLLARPDVESENVGEKDMEMSLNGGGTSTCSLNSSHLSGYYHLCQEARQWDGTGGPTDMEEDEEQEEEEGERGEHEDRPVPLPPLLILAPLLSNSTDLDSGVGRTDDSTRYEESSEHDLLGDQTSAPNTNTTNTPGSARKFRVGPSPRPSPRPSPGPGPSPGRGDTTPPFFSQRELQPNSDPLPVDWTAGGGAGGGAYSPHHHHQLKHHLHPHQPVIMLMPGLTEEEFQRYEELLDIKCQYERHKQQSEAARISRGDDEVKEEDKAGGKTRAREEEEALLSSSGVEANCNTAVSEHEMALIEEELRHLEFKCRNVLRAQKMQQLRERCLKAWMLEETVVAEAGLGNDDEDDPHHHELSAINELPERSDDKDTSSAYNTGGDSCRSTPLVSTDQIAQEEERVLSPPSLLSLGSLPPTSFPSTPQCRRQDWDRERRHSNLSCNFSPSTYRKQEIANGNGTIGSSSTPSTPSKLRSLMDSPLRRGVADGCRAGRVINRPGGASAESSPYFSRRRQNHHQLPERYQSCMTLPSDGLVEPLGRARDRVRVDVDQRGAAAGSSGPVSPRSITSAPCGLEDHQVGLSRLGLALPLGMTHSSSTASPQRMEWKVKIRSDGTRYVTKRPVRDRLLKARAMKIKEERSGMTTDDDAASEMKQGRYWSKEERKQQLLRAREHRRRRELMMQSRLDYLRGDRDSSSPPRGSDNPQLHPSSNILSLSQRKIMRRRNRRILDNWITIKELLAHGSRSPDGKKIYNPLLSVTTV; encoded by the exons ATGGTTTCAGTCCCCAACTGTGTTGACAGCGGCACACAGACTGACATCACCTTCCAAAACATTGTGGCTGTGGGGAAGAGCAGAGgacgtcaccaccaccaccccctcaaCCACCAGGGCCGTGACCCTTCCCCTCCAccaccttcccctcctcctcctcacctcatgGCACCAAATGGGCTGGATGAGTT ctgtgtttttGAGTACAACGGTGACTACTTGGATATCTCCAACCAGGAGGTGGACCGGCAGGATGACCTGGAGTACGAG GAGGTGGAGCTCTACAAGTCCAGCCAGCAGGAGAAGCTGGGTCTGACCGTCTGCTACAGGACAGACGACGAGGACGATCTGGGAATTTATGTTGGAGAG GTCAACCCAAACAGCATCGCAGCCAAGAACGGGCGCATCAGAGAGGGCGACCGAATACTCCAG ATCAACGGTGTGGATATCCAGAACCGTGAGGAGGCCGTGGCCATCCTGACCACAGAGGACAGCGTTAACTTCTCCTTGCTGCTGGCTCGGCCCGATGTGGAG AGTGAAAATGTTGGTGAGAAAGACATGGAAATGTCTCTGAATGGAGGAGGGACCTCCACCTGCTCGCTCAACTCCTCTCACCTCTCTGGGTATTACCATCTTTGCCAAGAAGCCAGGCAGTGGGACGGTACAGGAGGACCCAcagacatggaggaggacgaggagcaggaggaggaggaaggagagcggGGGGAGCATGAGGACAGACCTGtaccccttcctcctctgctgatcctggctcctctgctgtccaACAGCACGGATCTGGACAGCGGCGTTGGCAGGACTGATGACAGCACTCGGTACGAGGAGTCGTCCGAACATGATCTACTAGGCGACCAGACGAGTGcccccaacaccaacaccaccaacaccccAGGAAGTGCCAGAAAGTTCAGAGTGGGACCAAGCCCCAG GCCCAGTCCCAGGCCAAGCCCAGGGCCTGGCCCCAGTCCTGGCCGAGGAGACACCACCCCTCCTTTCTTCAGCCAGAGAGAACTCCAGCCCAACTCCGACCCTCTTCCTGTGGActggacagctgggggaggagcgGGTGGAGGGGCGTacagcccccaccaccaccatcagctcaAG catcatcttcatcctcatcagccAGTGATAATGTTGATGCCCGGCCTGACTGAGGAAGAGTTTCAGCGGTACGAGGAACTGCTGGATATCAAGTGTCAGTACgagagacacaaacagcaaaGCGAAGCGGCAAGAATCAGCCGTGGTGATGATGAAGTAAAGGAAGAGGACAAGGCAGGAGGTAAGACAAGagcaagagaagaagaggaggcactTCTGTCCTCATCAGGGGTGGAGGCGAACTGCAACACGGCCGTCAGTGAGCACGAGATGGCGCTGATTGAGGAGGAGTTGCGCCACCTGGAGTTCAAGTGCCGTAATGTCCTGCGAGCACAAaagatgcagcagctcagggaGCGTTGCCTGAAAGCCTGGATGCTGGAGGAGACGGTGGTAGCCGAAGCAG GCCTGGGTAATGACGACGAGGATGACCCTCACCACCATGAGCTGTCAGCCATTAATGAGCTCCCGGAGCGCTCAGACGATAAAGACACCTCCAGCGCCTACAACACCGGAGGGGATAGCTGCCGCAGCACGCCGCTTGTTAGCACAGACCAGATTGCCCAGGAAGAAGAGAGGGTGCTGTCCCCACCTTCCCTTCTCTCACTTGGatccctcccccccaccagtTTCCCATCGACTCCACAATGCCGCAGACaggactgggacagagagagacgtcACTCCAACCTCAGCTGTAACTTCTCCCCCAGCACTTACAGGAAGCAGGAGATAGCCAATGGGAACGGAACTATTGGCTCCAGTTCCACCCCATCTACACCTTCTAAATTGAG GTCTCTGATGGACTCACCTCTAAGACGGGGTGTAGCTGATGGCTGCAGGGCAG GCAGAGTCATCAACAGGCCTGGAGGTGCCAGTGCAGAATCCAGTCCCTATTTTAGTCGAAGACGGCAGAACCATCACCAACTGCCAGAGCGTTACCAGAGCTGCATGACGCTGCCTTCTGATGGTCTGGTGGAGCCCTTGGGACGAGCCAGAGACAGAGTGAGGGTGGATGTGGACCAGAGAGGGGCAGCCGCTGGCAGCAGTGGACCAGTCAGTCCTAGGAGTATCACCAGTGCACCCTGTGGGCTGGAAGACCACCAGGTCGGCCTCTCACGTTTAGGGCTAGCTTTACCGTTGGGAATGACGCACTCATCATCAACGGCTTCACCGCAGCGCATGGAGTGGAAG GTGAAGATTCGCAGTGACGGCACTCGGTATGTGACCAAGCGGCCAGTCCGAGATCGTCTCCTGAAGGCCAGAGCCATGAAGATCAAAGAGGAGCGCAGCGGCATGACaactgatgatgatgctgccaGTGAGATGAAGCAG GGCCGATACTGGagcaaagaggagaggaaacagcagctgctgagggctAGAGAGCACCGACGAAGAAGAGAGCTGATGATGCAGAGCCGGCTGGACTACCTGAGAGGAGACAG GGACTCTTCATCGCCACCCAGAGGTAGTGACAACCCCCAGCTTCACCCCAGCAGCAACATCCTGTCCCTGAGCCAGAGGAAaatcatgaggaggaggaaccgcCGTATCCTTGACAACTGGATCACCATAAAGGAGCTGTTGGCTCATGGCTCAAGGTCCCCTGACGGGAAGAAAATTTACAACCCGCTGTTGTCTGTGACCACGGTGTGA